From one Flavobacterium kingsejongi genomic stretch:
- a CDS encoding T9SS-dependent choice-of-anchor J family protein, with protein MKKTLLFAGLLMGTFFSSNAQTTLFEDSFDTYTDFAISGFGQWQTLDIDLRPTYTGGLADPAWPNAGAPQAFQIFNPTAAGVTNASTGDETRNFDPRTGLKCAVAWNAVPGGGITANEDWLISPPVTLGASANEVRFWVKALSGSYGAERYRIGVYVGTGNPTSSANFTIIAGSPTSLTATYPNWAERVQSLDAYSGQTIRIGIQCVSADVYMFMIDDFKVTTATLGREDFLASKFSVFPNPATDIISITNHDAIAINSITITDLNGRIVKNTNSAEQINVSDLSAGVYMMNIASEQGTTVKKIIKK; from the coding sequence ATGAAAAAAACATTACTCTTTGCAGGGCTTTTAATGGGCACCTTTTTTTCTTCAAATGCACAAACAACACTATTTGAAGATAGTTTTGATACTTATACTGATTTTGCTATTTCTGGTTTTGGGCAATGGCAAACATTAGACATTGATCTTAGACCAACTTATACTGGAGGTCTTGCTGATCCTGCATGGCCTAACGCAGGTGCTCCCCAAGCTTTTCAGATTTTTAATCCTACAGCCGCTGGGGTTACCAATGCAAGTACAGGTGACGAAACCCGTAATTTTGATCCCAGAACAGGTTTAAAATGTGCTGTAGCATGGAATGCTGTTCCCGGTGGTGGGATAACGGCAAATGAAGATTGGTTGATTAGCCCACCTGTTACTTTAGGTGCTTCAGCTAATGAAGTACGTTTTTGGGTAAAGGCATTATCAGGTAGTTATGGTGCGGAACGCTATCGTATTGGTGTGTATGTAGGTACCGGAAATCCAACTTCATCTGCTAATTTTACAATTATTGCAGGTAGTCCAACGTCACTAACTGCAACATATCCGAACTGGGCTGAAAGAGTACAATCATTAGATGCTTATAGCGGACAAACAATTCGGATCGGTATTCAATGTGTTTCTGCCGATGTCTATATGTTCATGATAGATGATTTCAAAGTAACGACAGCAACTTTAGGAAGGGAAGATTTCTTAGCTTCTAAGTTTTCGGTATTCCCTAATCCAGCTACAGACATCATAAGCATTACAAATCATGATGCTATTGCAATCAATAGCATAACGATTACGGACTTAAATGGAAGAATCGTAAAAAACACGAATAGCGCAGAACAGATTAATGTTTCAGATTTATCTGCAGGTGTCTATATGATGAATATTGCCTCAGAGCAGGGAACAACTGTAAAGAAAATTATCAAGAAATAA
- a CDS encoding alpha-ketoacid dehydrogenase subunit alpha/beta: MNFDRKNLTDEQLLDLYKRIVKPRLIEEKMLILIRQGKVSKWFSGIGQEAIAVGITAALDKDEYILPMHRNLGVFTGRDIPLYRLFSQWQGKANGFTKGRDRSFHFGTQEYKIIGMISHLGPQLGVADGIALANKLRKNGKVTAVFTGEGATSEGDFHEALNIASVWELPVLFVIENNGYGLSTPTNEQYRCENLADKGVGYGMESYIIDGNNILDVYTKIAELKKSMVERPRPVLLEFKTFRMRGHEEASGTKYVPQELMDMWAIKDPVDNFRKYLKDHGILSLDYDETLRSEIKKEIDEHLAIANNEPEIVATYEAELNDVYKSYEFEAITPSDKTENIRFIDALSTALRQSMERHDNLVIMGQDIAEYGGAFKITDGFVKQFGKERVINTPICESAVVSAGMGLSINGYKAIVEMQFADFVSTGFNPIVNLLAKSHYRWLEKADVVVRMPCGGGTQAGPFHSQTNEAWFTKTPGLKVVYPAFPYDAKGLLASAINDPNPVLYFEHKQLYRSVYQDVPTDYYTLPLGKAALLKEGNDVTIISFGAGVHWALETLKNNPEIAADLLDLRTLQPLDTDAIYASVRKTGKVIILQEDSMFGGIASDISAMIMENCFKYLDGPVKRVASLDSPIPFTKALEDQYMAKGRFENALKELIAY; the protein is encoded by the coding sequence ATGAATTTCGACAGAAAAAATCTTACCGACGAACAGTTGTTGGACTTATATAAAAGAATTGTAAAACCAAGACTGATAGAGGAGAAGATGCTGATCCTGATTCGTCAGGGGAAAGTTTCCAAGTGGTTTTCGGGCATTGGCCAGGAAGCTATTGCTGTAGGAATTACTGCAGCCTTGGACAAAGACGAATACATCCTTCCGATGCACCGGAACTTAGGGGTATTTACCGGGAGGGACATCCCGTTATACCGACTATTTTCGCAATGGCAGGGCAAAGCGAATGGATTTACCAAAGGAAGAGACCGATCGTTCCATTTTGGAACGCAGGAATATAAAATTATTGGAATGATTTCGCATCTGGGACCTCAATTGGGAGTAGCAGATGGAATTGCATTGGCCAATAAACTCCGTAAAAATGGCAAAGTTACCGCTGTATTTACTGGTGAAGGCGCTACCAGTGAGGGCGATTTCCATGAAGCACTGAATATTGCCTCCGTATGGGAACTTCCGGTACTGTTTGTGATCGAAAATAACGGTTATGGACTTTCTACACCTACAAATGAACAATACCGTTGTGAAAACCTCGCCGATAAAGGTGTCGGTTACGGAATGGAATCGTATATTATTGATGGAAACAATATCCTCGATGTATATACAAAGATTGCTGAATTAAAAAAATCGATGGTGGAACGTCCGAGGCCGGTATTACTGGAGTTTAAAACCTTCCGTATGCGGGGCCATGAAGAAGCCAGTGGTACTAAATATGTGCCACAGGAATTAATGGATATGTGGGCCATAAAAGACCCAGTTGATAATTTCAGGAAATACCTGAAGGATCACGGAATCCTTTCATTGGATTATGACGAAACATTACGATCAGAAATCAAGAAAGAAATTGATGAGCACCTGGCGATAGCTAATAATGAGCCTGAAATTGTAGCCACTTATGAAGCAGAACTTAATGATGTGTATAAATCCTATGAGTTTGAAGCGATAACCCCTTCAGATAAGACCGAAAACATACGTTTCATTGATGCACTCTCAACAGCATTACGCCAGTCCATGGAGCGCCATGATAATCTGGTTATTATGGGGCAGGACATTGCTGAATATGGTGGTGCTTTTAAGATTACAGATGGTTTTGTCAAACAATTTGGCAAGGAACGGGTAATCAATACACCTATTTGTGAAAGCGCAGTAGTTTCTGCCGGCATGGGATTATCCATTAACGGCTATAAAGCTATTGTTGAAATGCAATTTGCGGATTTTGTTTCTACCGGATTCAATCCGATTGTAAATTTGCTGGCAAAATCACACTACCGCTGGCTTGAAAAGGCTGATGTAGTGGTGCGGATGCCTTGTGGTGGAGGAACACAGGCAGGCCCATTCCATTCACAAACGAATGAAGCCTGGTTTACTAAAACCCCGGGATTAAAAGTAGTTTATCCGGCATTTCCTTACGACGCAAAAGGATTATTAGCCAGTGCGATTAATGACCCGAATCCGGTGTTATATTTTGAACACAAACAATTATACCGAAGCGTTTACCAGGATGTGCCTACAGACTATTATACGCTGCCTTTGGGTAAAGCTGCTTTGTTAAAAGAAGGAAATGATGTTACAATTATTTCATTTGGCGCCGGTGTACACTGGGCACTGGAAACTTTAAAAAACAATCCGGAAATTGCAGCTGATCTATTGGATTTAAGAACTTTACAGCCTTTGGATACCGATGCTATCTATGCCTCTGTGCGAAAAACAGGAAAAGTAATTATCTTGCAGGAAGACAGTATGTTTGGTGGTATTGCCAGTGATATTTCGGCTATGATTATGGAAAATTGCTTCAAATACCTTGATGGTCCAGTAAAAAGAGTAGCGAGTTTGGATAGCCCAATACCGTTTACTAAAGCCCTGGAAGATCAATATATGGCTAAAGGGCGTTTTGAAAATGCACTGAAAGAACTGATTGCCTATTAA
- a CDS encoding translation initiation factor, with amino-acid sequence MAKKLSSLDDLGGFVFSTNENFEFDTNSDTAETLAPSKQRLEAHLDKKNRGGKIATVIKGFQGNEEDLKTLGKMLKTKCGVGGAVKDNEIIIQGNFRDKIIQILQAEGYSVKRVGG; translated from the coding sequence ATGGCAAAGAAATTAAGCAGCTTAGACGATTTGGGCGGATTTGTTTTTTCGACTAATGAAAATTTCGAATTCGATACCAATTCCGATACAGCAGAAACACTTGCTCCAAGTAAGCAAAGACTGGAAGCGCATCTCGATAAAAAAAACCGGGGTGGTAAAATTGCTACTGTAATCAAAGGTTTTCAGGGCAATGAAGAAGATTTGAAAACTTTAGGAAAAATGCTCAAAACCAAATGTGGTGTCGGTGGAGCAGTAAAAGATAATGAAATCATTATACAGGGCAATTTTCGCGATAAAATAATACAAATCCTCCAGGCTGAAGGCTATAGTGTCAAACGTGTAGGCGGATGA
- a CDS encoding thiol-disulfide oxidoreductase DCC family protein yields the protein MILPENKKIILFDGVCNLCDSAIQFIIRKDSKDLFRFVALQSEKGQEILSYLGIDPSKIDSIILYDPRIAYYHKAEAALKIAGHLGGIYSLLATLNVLPTGLKNTVYDYIARSRYKWYGKKEACMIPTPELKAKFL from the coding sequence ATGATCTTACCTGAAAATAAAAAAATAATACTTTTTGATGGTGTTTGTAATCTTTGCGATAGCGCAATACAGTTTATCATCCGTAAAGACAGCAAAGACCTGTTCCGTTTTGTAGCACTGCAATCAGAAAAAGGTCAGGAAATACTATCGTATTTGGGAATAGATCCTTCAAAAATCGATTCTATTATTTTGTATGACCCCCGGATCGCTTATTATCATAAAGCTGAAGCGGCTCTTAAAATAGCTGGGCATCTTGGCGGAATCTACAGTCTTCTGGCTACATTAAATGTACTGCCTACAGGACTAAAAAATACTGTCTATGATTATATTGCCAGAAGCCGGTACAAGTGGTACGGTAAAAAAGAGGCCTGTATGATTCCAACTCCGGAACTTAAAGCTAAATTTTTATAA
- a CDS encoding uracil-DNA glycosylase, translated as MLVKIDPSWKEALGNEFEKPYFDSLIEFVKSEYTTTTCYPKGSQIFAAFDHCHFDDVKVVIIGQDPYHGPRQANGLCFSVNDGIAFPPSLINIFKEIETDLVKPFPQTGNLERWADQGVLLLNATLTVRAGEAGSHQKKGWETFTDAVIQAVSDKKENVVFLLWGGFAQKKGAKIDRSKHFILESGHPSPLSANRGFWFGNKHFSKTNAFLEEKAIEPIVW; from the coding sequence ATGCTTGTAAAAATTGATCCTTCCTGGAAAGAAGCCTTGGGCAATGAGTTTGAAAAACCCTATTTTGATAGTCTGATAGAATTTGTAAAATCGGAATATACTACAACCACTTGTTATCCTAAGGGAAGCCAGATATTTGCTGCTTTTGACCATTGTCATTTTGATGACGTGAAAGTTGTGATCATTGGCCAGGATCCGTATCATGGACCAAGACAGGCGAACGGATTATGCTTTTCGGTAAATGATGGTATTGCCTTTCCACCTTCTTTAATTAATATTTTTAAAGAGATCGAAACGGATCTCGTAAAACCTTTTCCACAAACAGGAAATTTGGAACGCTGGGCAGACCAGGGTGTGTTGCTGTTAAATGCCACCTTAACCGTTCGTGCCGGAGAGGCCGGAAGCCACCAAAAGAAAGGCTGGGAAACATTTACAGATGCTGTCATTCAGGCAGTTTCGGATAAAAAAGAAAATGTAGTATTTTTACTTTGGGGTGGATTTGCACAGAAAAAAGGAGCCAAAATTGACAGGAGTAAACATTTCATATTGGAAAGCGGCCATCCTTCCCCATTGAGTGCCAATAGGGGTTTTTGGTTTGGTAATAAACATTTTAGCAAGACCAATGCGTTTTTAGAAGAGAAGGCAATTGAACCGATTGTATGGTAG
- a CDS encoding helix-turn-helix domain-containing protein, whose protein sequence is MMKFKKIEKENCSIFLFDGVSFAVCSPALEKRVFQKKNFLQNIQFYTIQRILKALSLLLEHKFTVNEVARKVGYSSVPTFSNTFYKIIGQRPSEYISGVEILKKPADYSASLFKV, encoded by the coding sequence ATGATGAAGTTTAAAAAGATTGAAAAAGAGAACTGTAGTATTTTTTTATTCGACGGGGTCAGCTTTGCTGTTTGTTCTCCTGCATTGGAAAAGCGGGTGTTTCAGAAAAAAAACTTCCTCCAGAATATACAATTTTATACAATTCAGCGTATTTTAAAAGCCTTGAGCCTACTTTTGGAACATAAGTTCACAGTGAATGAAGTAGCCCGAAAAGTTGGCTATAGCAGTGTACCCACTTTTTCGAATACCTTTTATAAAATAATAGGGCAACGTCCGTCAGAATACATAAGTGGAGTAGAGATATTAAAAAAGCCGGCAGATTATTCCGCCAGCTTATTTAAAGTATAA
- a CDS encoding transglutaminase: protein MTVKPKIDLKTIKEKLSIKKPWDNVIIFILNLLIAIPVFIIIHQNVVDPDMIFHLDRILLFIVILAVIQIILRLMRTVIIICIALYLVVLLYGSTIGNYGFGSVYEDYRSMIYTMADDANPQDIIISKLLPFPNKSKIIAAVEFENPAVRNFALSATTKYFRDIKGYHKYRRIIQSFAIFKEINTRWNYVNDPKGREYIASASETVRHLSGDCDDHAVFMSACIKAIGSTPRIIHTGGHLYPEMLIGDKSDLENINYLIKEVLFKEESKGKEIHYHIDERGQIWLNMDYTAKYPGGPFMSAEILGALTLN, encoded by the coding sequence ATGACTGTAAAGCCAAAAATAGATTTAAAGACGATTAAAGAGAAACTAAGCATTAAAAAGCCTTGGGACAACGTCATTATATTTATTTTGAACCTGCTGATTGCTATTCCTGTTTTTATCATCATTCACCAAAATGTCGTCGATCCCGATATGATTTTTCATCTGGATCGGATATTGCTTTTTATCGTTATTTTGGCTGTAATACAGATTATCCTCCGATTGATGCGCACTGTAATTATCATCTGCATTGCGTTATACTTAGTCGTGCTTCTGTATGGTAGTACGATTGGAAATTATGGTTTCGGAAGTGTCTATGAGGACTACCGCTCTATGATCTATACTATGGCTGATGATGCTAATCCCCAGGATATTATTATTTCAAAACTCCTGCCATTCCCCAATAAATCAAAAATTATTGCAGCTGTAGAATTTGAAAACCCTGCTGTCCGAAACTTTGCGCTTTCGGCAACCACTAAATATTTCAGGGATATAAAAGGATACCATAAATACCGTCGGATCATCCAGAGTTTTGCTATTTTCAAGGAAATAAATACGCGCTGGAATTATGTCAATGACCCTAAAGGCAGGGAATATATCGCAAGTGCGAGTGAAACCGTCAGGCATCTTTCCGGAGATTGTGATGACCATGCTGTATTCATGTCCGCCTGCATCAAAGCCATTGGAAGCACGCCCCGTATTATCCATACTGGTGGCCATCTTTATCCCGAAATGCTTATCGGGGATAAGAGTGATCTTGAAAATATCAACTACCTCATAAAAGAAGTCTTATTTAAAGAGGAAAGCAAAGGAAAAGAAATCCATTACCATATCGATGAGCGCGGACAAATATGGCTCAATATGGATTATACCGCTAAATATCCAGGTGGGCCTTTTATGTCGGCGGAAATATTGGGTGCATTGACCTTAAATTAG
- a CDS encoding isopenicillin N synthase family dioxygenase — protein MQNIPSVDLRDFLSDDPKRKQKFVNEIGKAFEDIGFVALKGHFLDDQLVEELYSEIRDFFALPLATKDSYEIPGIGGQRGYVSFGKEHAKGRKEGDLKEFWHFGQYVDADSKYASEYPENVTVKELPRFNVVGKEAYEMLEKTGIYVLRALALHLGLDEFYFDAFAKEGNSILRPIHYPPITQEPENAIRAAAHGDINLITLLMGAQGRGLQVQNHNGEWIDAIAQPDELVINVGDMLSRHTNNKLKSTIHQVVNPPRELWGTSRYSIPFFMHPVSDMPLDCLENCTDAAHPKKYEDITAGDFLYERLVDLGLIKK, from the coding sequence ATGCAAAATATTCCTAGTGTTGACTTGCGTGATTTCCTTTCGGACGACCCGAAACGTAAACAAAAATTTGTAAATGAAATCGGAAAAGCTTTTGAAGATATTGGCTTCGTAGCTTTAAAAGGTCATTTTTTGGATGATCAATTGGTAGAGGAACTGTATAGTGAAATCAGAGATTTTTTCGCCCTGCCTTTAGCCACAAAAGACAGCTACGAAATCCCTGGTATTGGAGGGCAACGAGGTTATGTCTCTTTCGGTAAAGAACATGCCAAAGGCCGTAAAGAGGGCGATCTTAAAGAGTTCTGGCACTTTGGGCAGTATGTAGATGCCGATTCCAAATATGCTTCGGAATATCCGGAAAATGTTACGGTAAAAGAGCTGCCACGATTCAATGTTGTGGGAAAAGAAGCCTACGAAATGCTGGAAAAAACGGGTATTTATGTTTTAAGAGCATTAGCATTACACCTGGGACTGGATGAATTTTATTTCGATGCTTTTGCAAAAGAAGGAAATTCTATTTTACGTCCGATCCATTATCCCCCAATTACCCAGGAACCAGAAAATGCTATCCGCGCTGCTGCCCATGGTGACATCAATCTGATTACCCTGTTAATGGGAGCTCAGGGACGCGGATTACAGGTTCAGAATCATAACGGTGAATGGATTGATGCGATTGCACAACCGGATGAGCTGGTCATTAATGTAGGAGACATGCTTTCCAGGCATACCAACAACAAATTAAAATCAACCATCCACCAGGTTGTTAATCCTCCAAGAGAATTATGGGGAACTTCCCGCTATTCTATTCCGTTTTTTATGCATCCCGTGAGCGATATGCCGTTGGATTGCCTGGAGAACTGTACAGATGCAGCACATCCTAAAAAATATGAAGACATTACTGCAGGTGATTTCCTTTATGAACGTCTTGTAGATTTAGGGTTAATTAAAAAATAA
- a CDS encoding endonuclease MutS2: MIAITDKTLKDLEFSTVLETIAASCVTETGKEKAMQVLPFPNKETLLEALQQTSEYVSSFANNNALPNHSFDTITNEIKFLAIEDSYLDTAAFRKIATISDTVNTLIVFLKKFDDYYPTLNQKAEQVTFTKEIIKKIDEIVDKYGEIKDNASPALSAIRKEMNLVKGKINQSFVAALSQYSALGYLDEIKESVVENHRVLAVSAMYRKKVKGSILGSSKTGSIAYIEPEATLRYSRELNNYEYEEKEEVTRILKQLSNHIRPFVSLLYEYQEFLSDIDVISGKAKYANRIGGILPTIIEEKRLFFREAFHPILLLSNKNKKVPTYSQTIELDEKSRIIVISGPNAGGKTISLKTVGLLQLMLQSGILIPVHERSETFLFDRILTDIGDNQSIENHLSTYSYRLKNMNYFLKKCNAKTLFLIDEFGTGSDPELGGALAETFLEEFYHREAFGIITTHYSNLKILANELPFATNANMLFDEKSLEPMYKLILGQAGSSFTFEVAQKNGIPFGLINRAKKKIEGGKVRFDKTIATLQKERSKLEKTSQNLKEEETKAREEGKKMEGINTKIQQKLESYQELYDANQRLIYMGQKVDDISEKYFNNKNKKDLIGEFLKMVEIENSKRKKATPKEQKIKQVVQKQIIEEVKVIVEEIRQEKKEKKVKAAKQELNKPKVALKLGDRVRMIDGKAVGSIDKIEKNTVTVNYGIFTSKVSLDVLELVEAKKITR; this comes from the coding sequence ATGATTGCGATTACAGATAAAACCCTAAAAGACTTAGAATTTTCAACCGTTTTGGAAACTATTGCCGCTTCCTGTGTAACAGAAACCGGAAAAGAGAAAGCGATGCAGGTACTTCCCTTTCCAAATAAGGAAACATTACTGGAAGCCCTACAGCAAACTTCTGAATATGTATCTTCCTTTGCGAACAATAATGCCTTACCCAATCATAGTTTTGATACGATTACCAATGAAATAAAATTTCTGGCTATTGAAGATAGCTATTTAGATACAGCCGCTTTTCGTAAAATTGCCACTATCTCAGATACTGTCAATACATTGATTGTTTTTTTGAAAAAATTCGATGATTATTATCCTACACTAAATCAAAAAGCGGAACAGGTAACTTTCACCAAGGAAATCATTAAAAAAATCGATGAAATTGTTGACAAATATGGTGAGATAAAAGATAACGCCTCACCTGCCCTTTCTGCCATACGTAAAGAAATGAACCTTGTAAAAGGAAAAATTAACCAGAGTTTTGTTGCGGCTTTAAGCCAATACAGCGCATTGGGATATTTAGATGAAATAAAGGAAAGTGTTGTAGAAAATCATCGCGTGCTGGCCGTATCGGCGATGTATCGGAAAAAGGTTAAAGGTTCCATATTGGGCAGTTCCAAAACAGGTAGCATTGCTTATATTGAACCTGAAGCAACACTGCGATATTCCAGGGAACTAAATAATTATGAATACGAAGAAAAAGAAGAGGTTACCCGAATTTTAAAACAGCTCAGTAACCACATCAGGCCATTTGTTTCATTGCTTTATGAGTATCAGGAATTCCTTAGCGATATTGATGTTATTTCCGGAAAAGCGAAATATGCCAACAGGATTGGCGGAATTCTCCCAACCATCATAGAAGAAAAACGGCTATTTTTTAGGGAAGCCTTCCATCCTATATTGCTGTTGAGTAATAAAAATAAAAAAGTTCCTACGTATTCACAAACGATTGAACTGGATGAAAAAAGCCGGATTATTGTTATTTCAGGGCCAAATGCCGGAGGTAAGACGATCTCGTTAAAAACGGTTGGATTACTACAATTAATGCTACAAAGTGGTATCTTAATTCCGGTACACGAACGTAGTGAGACCTTTTTATTCGATCGGATACTTACTGATATTGGAGACAATCAGTCTATTGAAAATCATTTAAGTACATACAGTTACCGATTGAAAAACATGAATTATTTTCTCAAAAAATGCAATGCTAAAACCTTATTCCTGATCGATGAATTCGGTACAGGATCTGATCCGGAATTGGGAGGTGCTTTGGCTGAAACATTTTTAGAAGAGTTTTACCATCGGGAAGCATTCGGAATCATTACCACCCATTATTCCAATCTAAAAATACTGGCGAATGAACTCCCTTTTGCTACGAATGCCAATATGCTTTTTGACGAAAAATCGCTGGAACCTATGTACAAGCTGATCTTAGGTCAGGCTGGAAGTTCTTTTACCTTTGAAGTAGCACAGAAAAATGGTATTCCATTTGGTTTGATCAACCGGGCTAAAAAGAAAATAGAAGGTGGAAAAGTTCGATTTGACAAAACGATTGCTACGTTACAAAAAGAACGCTCCAAATTGGAAAAAACCTCTCAAAATCTAAAAGAAGAGGAAACCAAGGCACGTGAGGAAGGCAAAAAAATGGAAGGCATCAATACCAAAATTCAGCAAAAACTGGAGAGTTACCAGGAATTATATGATGCAAACCAGCGCCTGATTTATATGGGGCAAAAAGTAGATGATATTTCTGAAAAATATTTTAATAATAAGAACAAAAAAGACCTTATTGGAGAATTTCTTAAAATGGTAGAAATTGAAAACTCCAAGCGTAAAAAAGCTACGCCAAAGGAACAAAAGATCAAACAGGTCGTTCAAAAACAAATCATTGAAGAAGTCAAAGTGATTGTGGAAGAAATTCGACAGGAGAAAAAAGAAAAGAAAGTCAAAGCAGCCAAACAGGAGCTCAATAAACCAAAAGTAGCTTTAAAATTAGGCGACCGTGTTCGAATGATTGATGGTAAAGCCGTGGGAAGTATTGATAAGATCGAAAAAAATACGGTCACGGTTAATTATGGTATCTTTACTTCCAAAGTAAGTCTGGATGTGCTAGAATTAGTAGAGGCTAAAAAAATTACGCGATGA
- a CDS encoding nucleoside phosphorylase: MSIQSSELILNPDGSVYHLNLKPEHVANDIIFVGDQNRVEKITQFFDSIEYSTQKREFKTQTGWYKGKRLTVLSTGIGPDNIDIVINELDALVNIDLETRQPKAALTALNIIRVGTSGSLQNDIPVDSFVLSKFGLGLDNMLRSYCIDAVTNTALEDAFIAQTNWDQKKGRPYAVGCSETLEKLIESDIIFKGITATAGGFYGPQGRVLRLPVQDPELNGKMDHFSHEGQAITNLEMETAAIYGLSALLGHNALSLNAIIANRANGTFSEDPYKAVDALITYTLNKLAE; encoded by the coding sequence ATGTCCATACAATCTTCAGAATTAATTCTTAATCCGGATGGTAGTGTATATCACTTAAACCTGAAACCGGAACATGTAGCAAACGATATTATTTTTGTAGGTGACCAGAACCGGGTAGAGAAAATCACCCAGTTTTTTGACAGCATCGAATATTCTACTCAAAAAAGAGAATTTAAAACACAAACAGGATGGTACAAGGGAAAACGGCTTACCGTGCTTTCAACCGGAATTGGTCCTGATAATATTGATATTGTTATCAATGAACTGGATGCTTTGGTAAATATTGATCTGGAAACACGCCAGCCCAAAGCAGCATTGACAGCACTGAATATTATCCGTGTCGGGACTTCAGGCTCCTTGCAAAATGATATCCCTGTTGACAGTTTTGTACTATCCAAATTCGGATTGGGACTTGATAATATGCTACGCTCTTACTGTATCGATGCAGTGACCAATACTGCTCTGGAAGATGCTTTTATAGCACAGACCAACTGGGATCAAAAAAAAGGAAGGCCTTATGCTGTAGGCTGTAGTGAAACGTTGGAAAAATTGATTGAGAGCGATATAATATTCAAGGGAATAACAGCTACTGCGGGCGGTTTTTACGGACCACAAGGCCGTGTATTGCGCCTTCCGGTACAAGATCCGGAACTGAATGGAAAAATGGATCATTTTAGCCATGAAGGTCAAGCCATTACTAACTTGGAAATGGAAACTGCTGCTATTTATGGCCTTTCAGCTTTATTAGGACACAATGCCCTATCCCTGAACGCCATTATAGCTAATCGCGCAAATGGTACTTTTAGTGAAGATCCCTATAAGGCCGTTGATGCTCTAATCACTTATACTTTAAATAAGCTGGCGGAATAA
- a CDS encoding substrate-binding domain-containing protein, producing the protein MKTIKIAGVPEHFNLPWHLCLENKEFEAVGIDLQWTDVPEGTGKLCQMLRSTTIDIAVILTEGIVKDIVAGNETTIVQVYVASPLIWGIHVGANSSYQKMADLENTKIAISRIGSGSQLMAYVNAENQGWNTDELSFEIINTLDGAVQALTEGTADYFMWERFMTKPLVDKGIFRRIADCPTPWPSFVIAVRSEVLQSDPGIIAKILEIINHQTAGFKVIPGIDETLAARYGQKAEDIQEWLSLTEWSANPLTIKELEAIQKELLELKIIDKIIPFEAVAQY; encoded by the coding sequence ATGAAAACAATAAAGATAGCCGGAGTTCCTGAACACTTCAATCTGCCTTGGCACCTGTGCCTGGAAAATAAAGAATTTGAAGCAGTGGGAATCGATTTACAATGGACCGATGTTCCCGAAGGAACCGGTAAATTATGCCAGATGCTCCGGAGTACTACCATTGATATTGCCGTAATACTAACCGAAGGGATTGTAAAGGATATCGTTGCCGGAAATGAAACGACTATCGTTCAGGTCTATGTTGCCTCTCCCTTAATCTGGGGTATCCATGTAGGCGCAAATTCCAGTTATCAAAAAATGGCTGATTTAGAAAATACTAAAATTGCCATTAGCCGCATTGGATCAGGATCCCAACTGATGGCCTATGTAAATGCGGAAAATCAGGGATGGAACACTGATGAACTTTCTTTTGAAATTATTAATACACTGGATGGCGCTGTACAGGCATTGACAGAAGGTACGGCGGATTATTTTATGTGGGAACGCTTTATGACAAAACCACTGGTCGATAAGGGTATTTTCAGAAGAATTGCTGACTGTCCTACCCCCTGGCCTTCTTTTGTTATTGCCGTTCGCAGTGAAGTATTGCAAAGTGATCCCGGCATTATTGCAAAAATTCTCGAGATCATCAATCATCAAACTGCTGGATTTAAAGTTATTCCGGGTATTGATGAAACGTTAGCCGCACGTTATGGTCAGAAAGCAGAAGATATCCAGGAATGGCTATCCCTTACAGAATGGTCAGCAAACCCTTTGACTATAAAAGAGTTGGAAGCTATACAGAAAGAATTACTTGAACTAAAAATTATCGATAAAATAATACCTTTCGAAGCTGTTGCCCAATACTAA